In the genome of Acidimicrobiales bacterium, one region contains:
- a CDS encoding exodeoxyribonuclease III, producing MKLVTWNVNSLRARLSRVEEWIAANEPDVVLMQETKCTAANFPAMAFTALGYESAHHGANQWNGVAILSRVGLEEPRLGFSDEQAGSPEECRLISARCGGIHVFSAYVPNGRVVGSEHYVAKLRWLEHLRAELDARLTPTQPIAVCGDFNVAPEDRDVWDITQFAGATHVTPEERAALRHVLDFGLEDALRAYRPDEVGPFSWWDYRAGAFHKGWGMRIDLALVSPPVLARVVDATVDRDARKGKLPSDHAPMVLTLTD from the coding sequence GTGAAGCTCGTCACCTGGAACGTGAACTCGCTGCGCGCCCGTCTCTCGCGCGTCGAGGAGTGGATCGCCGCCAACGAGCCGGACGTCGTGCTGATGCAGGAGACGAAGTGCACCGCCGCGAACTTCCCGGCGATGGCCTTCACCGCTCTCGGCTACGAGTCCGCGCACCACGGCGCGAACCAGTGGAACGGGGTCGCGATCCTCTCTCGCGTCGGCCTCGAGGAGCCGCGGCTCGGCTTCTCCGACGAGCAGGCCGGCTCCCCCGAGGAGTGCCGACTCATCTCGGCGCGCTGCGGCGGGATCCACGTCTTCAGCGCCTACGTCCCGAACGGCAGGGTCGTCGGCTCCGAGCACTACGTCGCGAAGCTCCGCTGGCTGGAGCACCTCCGCGCCGAGCTCGACGCGCGACTGACTCCGACCCAGCCGATCGCCGTCTGCGGCGACTTCAACGTCGCCCCCGAGGACCGTGACGTCTGGGACATCACCCAGTTCGCCGGGGCGACCCATGTCACCCCCGAGGAGCGCGCCGCGCTCCGGCACGTGCTCGACTTCGGCCTCGAGGACGCGTTGCGCGCGTACCGTCCCGACGAGGTCGGGCCGTTCTCGTGGTGGGACTACCGGGCTGGCGCCTTCCACAAGGGCTGGGGGATGCGCATCGATCTCGCGCTCGTGAGCCCGCCGGTGCTCGCCCGTGTCGTCGATGCCACCGTCGACCGTGACGCCCGGAAGGGGAAGCTCCCCTCGGATCATGCGCCGATGGTGCTGACACTCACCGACTGA
- the fabZ gene encoding 3-hydroxyacyl-ACP dehydratase FabZ: protein MADWRAEELIPHRPPFLLVDEIAELVPATSARGSWYLTGGEAFFAGHFPGRPTVPGVLMIEALAQLGACAVLADDRYAGKMPLFGGVGKARFRRQVLPGDVLDLEVEISRLSARAGTGHGRATVEGQLACETDLFFVLVAP from the coding sequence GTGGCGGACTGGCGCGCCGAGGAGCTCATCCCGCACCGCCCCCCCTTCCTTCTCGTCGACGAGATCGCCGAGCTCGTCCCGGCGACCTCGGCGCGGGGGAGCTGGTACCTCACGGGCGGCGAGGCGTTCTTCGCCGGCCACTTCCCGGGCCGGCCGACCGTCCCGGGGGTGCTGATGATCGAGGCGCTCGCGCAGCTGGGCGCCTGCGCGGTGCTCGCCGACGACCGCTACGCCGGGAAGATGCCCCTCTTCGGCGGCGTGGGAAAGGCCCGCTTCCGCCGCCAGGTGCTCCCCGGCGACGTCCTCGATCTCGAGGTCGAGATCTCGCGGCTCTCGGCACGTGCCGGAACCGGCCACGGCAGGGCGACCGTCGAAGGCCAGCTGGCCTGCGAGACGGATCTCTTCTTCGTCCTCGTCGCGCCGTGA
- a CDS encoding multifunctional oxoglutarate decarboxylase/oxoglutarate dehydrogenase thiamine pyrophosphate-binding subunit/dihydrolipoyllysine-residue succinyltransferase subunit codes for MNEHVTPTTASETDLDELGLNAWFVEDKHQEYLANPSRVDDDWREYFGNGNGHHASAAPAAPTANGATPPPAIPLAAAPAPAVAVPVAPAEAAPAAAAQPAAAAAAPAAQPAAAAAAPAAPPAPPLPAPSATGSDGEEVTPIRGAQARIVDNMVTSLGVPTATSFHPLPAKVLEVNRRILNEHLARTTGQKISFTHLIAYAAVRALDKVPALNVTFVPDADGKGTPGVIRHEHVGLGIAIDLERPGGGRSLVVPAVKRADTLDFAAFVAAYEDLVARARVNKLTVEDFSGVTITLTNPGGLGTSQSVPRLMAGQGAIIGVGSLDFPVEYAGTDPATLADLGVGKVLSLSSTYDHRVVQGAESGLFLKHVHELLVGDGGFYDELFEGLGVSEPPAHWQRDRRPTGAAPENAGAVRDLVAAYRLHGHLAASLDPLAPRPPAFPDVLLPEHYGLTLWDLDRTVATEGVGGAERATLEQLLAALRRAYCGTVGVEAAHISDDVERRFVQEAVEAPPELFSADEQRYLFGRLAAAESFERFLQVRYPAERRFSLEGGDSAIVFLDALLEESVAAGTTEAVLAMAHRGRLNALANIVDKPYSAIFSDFEHNLDPLTVEGAGDVKYHKGGHGKWVGRGGESMLVELASNPSHLEAVNPVVEGIVRAKIDHRPGESYPVLPILVHGDASFAGQGVVAETFNLSLVDGYAVGGTVHLVINNQLGFTTSPASGRSTRYATDVAKMVEAPILHVNGDDPEAVARVARLAARYRTRFHKDVVVDLVCYRLHGHNEGDDPSYTQPLMYRAIEAHPSVRTSYQERLVAGGVLTAEEAEAELQRLNQELAAALVETRAIPHPDLAEMPPVHAPPLPPLSLQSGVDRAVLDALAWRLHHAPEDFHVHPKLLRQLELREELYASGEVDWALAEGLAYGSLLYEGTDIRLTGQDARRGTFSHRHAVLTDVESGAEFTPLAALAAPQGAQGAITGEGAGRFEVHDSVLSEYAALGFEYGYAVEDPSALVIWEAQFGDFANGAQIMIDNFIVAGGEKWGQSPGLVLLLPHGYEGQGAEHSSARIERYLQLAAKNNLAIVQPTTAAQIFHLLRAQSHRAIHCPLIVFTPKSLLRARTTRSPVEDLVDGSFHEVLDDPAAGETLDRAAVERVVLCTGKIGVETFERRDAILAAEPARGRSAVVRLEQLYPFPATALRAVLDRYPAASELVWVQDEPENMGAWSYVREPLEQLNTAGLPLRRVTRPAAGSPATGSHLLHELERDYLLDHTVGTAPAKAS; via the coding sequence ATGAATGAGCACGTCACTCCGACAACGGCGTCGGAGACCGACCTTGACGAGCTCGGGCTGAACGCGTGGTTCGTGGAGGACAAGCACCAGGAGTACCTGGCCAACCCCTCCCGAGTCGACGACGACTGGCGCGAGTACTTCGGCAACGGCAACGGTCACCACGCTTCCGCCGCCCCCGCGGCCCCGACGGCCAACGGCGCCACGCCCCCGCCGGCGATCCCCCTCGCCGCGGCTCCGGCGCCAGCCGTGGCCGTCCCCGTCGCGCCGGCCGAGGCGGCGCCCGCCGCGGCCGCGCAGCCCGCCGCAGCAGCGGCGGCTCCGGCCGCGCAGCCCGCCGCGGCAGCGGCGGCTCCTGCCGCCCCGCCCGCCCCGCCGCTCCCCGCGCCGTCGGCGACCGGATCCGACGGCGAGGAGGTGACCCCGATCCGCGGTGCGCAGGCGCGCATCGTCGACAACATGGTCACGAGCCTCGGGGTGCCCACGGCGACGAGCTTCCACCCCCTCCCCGCGAAGGTCCTCGAGGTCAACCGCCGGATCCTGAACGAGCACCTCGCCCGCACGACGGGCCAGAAGATCAGCTTCACGCACCTCATCGCCTACGCGGCCGTGCGCGCCCTCGACAAGGTCCCGGCGCTCAACGTCACCTTCGTCCCCGACGCCGACGGCAAGGGGACCCCGGGCGTCATCCGCCACGAGCACGTCGGCCTCGGCATCGCCATCGACCTCGAGCGCCCGGGGGGCGGCCGCTCCCTCGTCGTCCCCGCGGTGAAGCGGGCCGACACGCTCGACTTCGCCGCCTTCGTCGCCGCCTACGAGGACCTCGTGGCGCGCGCCCGCGTGAACAAGCTGACCGTCGAGGACTTCTCCGGGGTGACGATCACCCTCACCAACCCCGGCGGCCTCGGCACCTCGCAGTCGGTGCCGCGCCTCATGGCCGGGCAGGGGGCGATCATCGGGGTCGGCTCGCTCGACTTCCCCGTCGAGTACGCCGGGACCGACCCCGCGACCCTCGCGGACCTCGGGGTCGGCAAGGTGCTCTCGCTCAGCTCGACCTATGACCACCGCGTCGTCCAGGGAGCGGAGTCGGGGCTCTTCCTGAAGCACGTCCACGAGCTCCTCGTCGGCGACGGGGGCTTCTACGACGAGCTCTTCGAGGGCCTCGGGGTCTCCGAGCCCCCCGCCCACTGGCAACGCGATCGCCGACCGACCGGGGCCGCGCCGGAGAACGCCGGCGCGGTGCGCGACCTCGTCGCCGCCTATCGCCTGCACGGCCACCTCGCCGCCAGCCTCGACCCGCTCGCCCCGCGGCCGCCGGCCTTCCCCGACGTGCTCCTCCCCGAGCACTACGGCCTCACGCTCTGGGACCTCGACCGCACCGTCGCCACAGAGGGCGTCGGCGGCGCCGAGCGAGCCACCCTCGAGCAGCTGCTGGCGGCGCTGCGCCGCGCCTACTGCGGCACGGTCGGGGTCGAGGCGGCGCACATCTCCGACGACGTCGAGCGGCGGTTCGTCCAGGAGGCGGTCGAGGCCCCCCCCGAGCTGTTCTCCGCCGACGAGCAGCGCTACCTCTTCGGCCGCCTCGCCGCCGCCGAGTCCTTCGAGCGCTTCCTGCAGGTGCGCTACCCCGCCGAGCGGCGCTTCAGCCTGGAGGGGGGGGACAGCGCGATCGTCTTCCTCGACGCCCTGCTCGAGGAGTCGGTCGCCGCCGGCACCACCGAGGCGGTGCTCGCCATGGCGCACCGCGGCCGGCTGAACGCGCTCGCGAACATCGTCGACAAGCCCTACTCGGCGATCTTCTCCGACTTCGAGCACAACCTCGACCCCCTCACCGTCGAGGGGGCGGGCGACGTGAAGTACCACAAGGGGGGGCACGGGAAGTGGGTCGGCCGCGGGGGCGAGTCGATGCTCGTCGAGCTCGCCTCCAACCCCTCCCATCTCGAGGCGGTGAACCCCGTCGTCGAGGGGATCGTGCGCGCCAAGATCGACCACCGGCCGGGGGAGAGCTACCCCGTGCTGCCGATCCTCGTGCACGGCGACGCCTCCTTCGCCGGCCAGGGCGTGGTCGCCGAGACCTTCAACCTCTCCCTCGTCGACGGCTACGCGGTCGGCGGGACGGTCCACCTCGTGATCAACAACCAGCTCGGCTTCACCACCTCGCCCGCCTCGGGGCGCTCGACGCGCTACGCGACCGACGTGGCGAAGATGGTCGAGGCGCCGATCCTGCACGTGAACGGGGACGACCCCGAGGCGGTCGCCCGCGTCGCCCGGCTGGCGGCGCGCTACCGCACCCGCTTCCACAAGGACGTCGTCGTCGACCTCGTCTGCTACCGCCTGCACGGCCACAACGAGGGCGACGACCCGAGCTACACCCAGCCGCTCATGTACCGGGCGATCGAGGCCCACCCCTCGGTGCGCACCAGCTACCAAGAGCGCCTCGTCGCCGGGGGGGTGCTCACCGCCGAGGAGGCAGAGGCCGAGCTACAGCGGCTCAACCAGGAGCTCGCCGCGGCCCTCGTCGAGACCCGCGCCATCCCGCACCCCGACCTCGCGGAGATGCCGCCGGTGCACGCGCCGCCGCTGCCGCCGCTCTCGCTGCAGAGCGGCGTCGACCGGGCCGTCCTCGACGCCCTCGCCTGGCGCCTGCACCACGCGCCGGAGGACTTCCACGTGCACCCCAAGCTCCTCCGCCAGCTCGAGCTGCGCGAGGAGCTCTACGCGAGCGGCGAGGTCGACTGGGCGCTCGCCGAGGGCCTCGCCTACGGCTCGCTCCTCTACGAGGGGACCGACATCCGCCTCACCGGACAGGACGCGCGCCGTGGCACCTTCTCGCACCGCCACGCCGTCCTCACCGACGTCGAGAGCGGCGCGGAGTTCACCCCGCTCGCCGCGCTCGCCGCCCCCCAGGGGGCCCAGGGCGCGATCACCGGCGAGGGCGCCGGGCGCTTCGAGGTCCACGACTCGGTGCTCTCGGAGTACGCGGCGCTCGGCTTCGAGTACGGCTACGCCGTCGAGGACCCGAGCGCGCTCGTGATCTGGGAGGCGCAGTTCGGCGACTTCGCCAACGGCGCGCAGATCATGATCGACAACTTCATCGTCGCCGGCGGGGAGAAGTGGGGGCAGTCGCCCGGCCTCGTACTGCTCCTTCCCCACGGCTACGAGGGCCAGGGTGCCGAGCACTCCTCGGCGCGCATCGAGCGCTACCTGCAGCTCGCGGCGAAGAACAACCTCGCGATCGTGCAACCGACCACCGCCGCGCAGATCTTCCACCTGCTGCGCGCCCAGTCGCACCGGGCGATCCACTGCCCGCTCATCGTCTTCACCCCGAAGAGCCTGCTGCGGGCGCGCACCACCCGCTCGCCGGTCGAGGACCTCGTCGACGGCTCCTTCCACGAGGTCCTCGACGACCCCGCGGCGGGGGAGACCCTCGACCGCGCCGCCGTCGAGCGGGTCGTGCTCTGCACCGGCAAGATCGGCGTCGAGACCTTCGAGCGACGGGACGCGATCCTCGCCGCCGAGCCGGCGCGCGGCCGCTCCGCGGTCGTCCGCCTCGAACAGCTCTATCCCTTCCCGGCAACGGCGCTGCGCGCCGTGCTCGACCGCTACCCGGCGGCCAGCGAGCTCGTCTGGGTGCAGGACGAGCCGGAGAACATGGGCGCCTGGAGCTACGTGCGCGAGCCCCTCGAGCAGCTGAACACCGCCGGGCTGCCGCTCCGGCGGGTGACGCGCCCCGCCGCGGGGAGCCCGGCGACCGGCTCGCACCTGCTGCACGAACTCGAGCGGGACTACCTCCTCGACCACACCGTGGGCACGGCCCCGGCGAAGGCATCCTGA
- a CDS encoding TIGR01777 family oxidoreductase, with protein MRALITGSTGFVGAALARSLVERGVTVHPLVRRTAAEGEVGIDLAARHLDLGGLPGGDLREVDVVFNLAGEPLTPRRWGPAKTERIRSSRILTTDLVARAIATTESDRLPALVSMSAVGYYGDRGDELLDEDAAAGTGFLAEVCRSWEAATATARDAGARVVCCRSGVVLGPGGVLARQRPLFRAGLGGRLGSGRQWMSWVGLDDVLAALWHCATGSVSGAVNLCAPNPVRNSEFTTVLAGLVHRPSFVAVPRPLLRLTLGRRVTDELVLASQRCVPERLEASGFSFAEPDLAACLSSLEARRSRR; from the coding sequence ATGCGGGCACTGATCACGGGCTCGACCGGCTTCGTCGGCGCCGCGCTCGCCCGGAGCCTCGTCGAACGGGGTGTGACGGTGCACCCGCTCGTCCGCCGCACCGCGGCCGAGGGGGAGGTCGGGATCGACCTCGCGGCGCGCCACCTCGACCTCGGCGGTCTGCCCGGCGGGGACCTGCGCGAGGTGGACGTCGTCTTCAACCTCGCGGGCGAGCCGCTCACCCCCCGCCGCTGGGGACCGGCGAAAACCGAGCGCATCCGCTCCAGCCGCATCCTCACCACCGACCTCGTCGCGAGGGCGATCGCGACCACCGAGAGCGACCGCCTCCCGGCGCTCGTCTCGATGTCCGCCGTCGGCTACTACGGCGACCGCGGCGACGAGCTGCTCGACGAGGACGCGGCCGCGGGGACCGGCTTCCTCGCCGAGGTCTGCCGCTCCTGGGAGGCGGCCACGGCGACGGCGCGCGACGCAGGCGCCCGCGTCGTCTGCTGCCGCAGCGGCGTCGTCCTCGGCCCCGGCGGCGTGCTCGCCCGCCAGCGCCCGCTCTTCCGGGCCGGCCTCGGGGGGCGACTCGGCTCGGGGCGGCAGTGGATGAGCTGGGTGGGCCTCGACGACGTGCTCGCCGCGCTCTGGCACTGCGCGACCGGCTCGGTCTCGGGGGCGGTCAACCTCTGCGCCCCGAACCCCGTGCGCAACAGCGAGTTCACCACGGTGCTCGCCGGGCTCGTGCACCGTCCGTCCTTCGTCGCGGTCCCCCGCCCGCTGCTGCGCCTCACGCTCGGGCGGCGGGTGACCGACGAGCTCGTCCTCGCCAGCCAGCGCTGTGTGCCGGAACGCCTCGAGGCGAGCGGCTTCTCCTTCGCCGAGCCGGACCTCGCGGCCTGCCTCTCCTCGCTCGAGGCGCGCCGCTCCCGCCGGTGA
- a CDS encoding geranylgeranyl reductase family protein, with product MRAERGLVVVGGGPAGCAAAITAAEGGVAVTLVDKARFPRDKCCGDGLTTAALRDLEALGVDPRRLPSFTPTPELVLQGASGRRALLALGDEEGIAAAVCRRLELDAALVARAREEGVTVLEGEAFSGLSLDEGGVELALSGGARLRAGAVVAADGAWSAVRKALPEAAGARAAPLHWHAYRAYYSSLSEEAERRLLVAFEDALLPGYAWSFPLGDGTANVGVCLPRTTRRPGATLAELCEATLSGPALGAFLGASARREGPLRSWPIPAPVGSLPLVAGGGRVLFVGDAARAADPFSGEGIGQALLTGRAAGRALATATGQAAAAAYRAELAGGLLPDQRLASWCNAAMRHRPTSRAAIALAGAHPRVGRAFGRWLYEEYPRPDLFRPWRWRRSLPRRALPFSAAA from the coding sequence GTGAGGGCCGAGCGGGGTCTCGTCGTCGTCGGGGGCGGCCCCGCCGGCTGCGCGGCGGCGATCACCGCCGCCGAGGGGGGTGTCGCGGTGACGCTCGTCGACAAGGCGCGCTTCCCCCGCGACAAGTGCTGCGGCGACGGCCTCACCACCGCGGCGCTGCGCGACCTCGAGGCGCTCGGGGTCGACCCCCGCCGCCTGCCCTCGTTCACACCCACCCCCGAGCTCGTGCTGCAGGGCGCCTCGGGGCGCCGCGCGCTGCTCGCGCTCGGAGACGAGGAGGGGATCGCGGCGGCGGTCTGCCGGCGTCTCGAGCTCGACGCCGCGCTCGTCGCGCGCGCCCGTGAGGAGGGCGTCACCGTCCTCGAGGGCGAGGCCTTCAGCGGCCTCTCGCTGGACGAGGGGGGCGTCGAGCTCGCCCTCTCCGGCGGCGCGAGGCTGCGCGCCGGCGCGGTGGTGGCCGCCGACGGCGCCTGGTCGGCGGTGCGCAAGGCCCTCCCCGAGGCGGCCGGTGCGCGCGCCGCGCCGCTGCACTGGCACGCCTACCGCGCCTATTACTCCTCGCTCTCCGAAGAGGCCGAGCGGCGCCTGCTCGTCGCCTTCGAGGACGCCCTCCTCCCCGGCTACGCGTGGTCCTTCCCCCTCGGCGACGGGACGGCGAACGTCGGCGTCTGCCTCCCCCGCACCACCCGCCGGCCGGGGGCGACGCTCGCCGAGCTCTGCGAGGCGACGCTGTCGGGGCCGGCACTCGGCGCCTTCCTCGGCGCCTCGGCGCGCCGCGAGGGGCCGCTCAGGTCGTGGCCGATCCCCGCCCCAGTCGGCTCGCTGCCGCTCGTCGCGGGCGGCGGCCGGGTGCTGTTCGTCGGCGACGCGGCGCGCGCCGCGGACCCCTTCAGCGGCGAGGGGATCGGTCAGGCCCTGCTCACCGGGCGCGCCGCCGGGCGGGCGCTCGCGACGGCCACGGGGCAGGCCGCTGCCGCCGCCTACCGCGCCGAGCTCGCCGGCGGCCTGCTCCCCGACCAGCGCCTCGCCTCGTGGTGCAACGCGGCGATGCGTCACCGGCCGACGAGCCGCGCCGCGATCGCCCTCGCCGGCGCGCACCCGCGCGTGGGGCGCGCCTTCGGCCGCTGGCTCTACGAGGAGTACCCGCGCCCTGACCTCTTCCGCCCCTGGCGGTGGCGGCGCTCGCTCCCCCGGCGCGCGCTGCCCTTCTCCGCCGCCGCCTGA
- a CDS encoding sugar phosphate nucleotidyltransferase yields MKGVILAGGTGSRLHPLTQITNKHLLPIYDRPMISYGIEALVRAGITEIMMVTGGTHAGEFFRLLSNGEKFGVDSLLYSYQERPGGIAEALGLAERFAGDDLVLVMLADNIFGRTIRPTVDRFVSQGSGARIVLAEITEPEHLRHLGVPELTAEGKVARIVEKPEVPPSTYCVTGVYCYDPSVFSVIKTLVPSGRGELEITDVNNHYVEAGVMEFDVLEGFWGDAGESIDAYYAVNDQVRREGANLD; encoded by the coding sequence GTGAAGGGCGTGATCCTCGCGGGCGGCACCGGGAGCCGGCTGCACCCGCTCACCCAGATCACCAACAAACACCTGCTGCCGATCTACGACCGGCCGATGATCTCCTACGGGATCGAGGCGCTCGTGCGCGCCGGGATCACCGAGATCATGATGGTCACCGGAGGGACGCACGCCGGCGAGTTCTTCCGCCTCCTCTCGAACGGCGAGAAGTTCGGCGTCGACAGCCTCCTCTACTCCTACCAGGAGCGCCCGGGCGGGATCGCCGAGGCCCTCGGCCTCGCCGAGCGCTTCGCCGGAGACGACCTCGTGCTCGTGATGCTCGCCGACAACATCTTCGGGCGCACCATCCGCCCGACCGTCGACCGCTTCGTCTCCCAGGGCTCGGGGGCGCGCATCGTGCTCGCGGAGATCACCGAGCCCGAGCACCTCCGCCACCTCGGCGTCCCCGAGCTCACCGCCGAGGGCAAGGTGGCGCGCATCGTCGAGAAGCCAGAGGTGCCGCCCTCCACCTACTGCGTCACCGGCGTCTACTGCTACGACCCGTCGGTCTTCTCGGTGATCAAGACGCTCGTCCCCTCCGGGCGCGGCGAGCTCGAGATCACCGACGTGAACAACCACTACGTCGAGGCAGGCGTGATGGAGTTCGACGTCCTCGAGGGCTTCTGGGGCGACGCCGGGGAGTCGATCGACGCCTACTACGCGGTGAACGACCAGGTCCGCCGGGAGGGCGCGAACCTCGACTGA
- a CDS encoding FtsX-like permease family protein, which produces MSVFVEYAAKETASNLWRNRMMALAAILTVAVSLSLVGTALLLRQAVNRQIAEVSSNVSLQIFMKPNATGGQLNFVKALISQTPQILHQRCDYLGPVASYNEAKKVLASEPAAYEALSPQTVPTVFRCQLTDPKEAASVSQIFYDSSSNTPKVVGVYRATAPTQTIKVMERVTGIVQVVLIAVALVLLGSSVVLILNAIRMAIFARRREVSVMKLVGATNWFIRVPFMLEGLIQGFLGAFVALFVVWGSNIGVRWLVSHYGVALLSASVLPVHELFTIESLLIILGALIGVVGSFFAIRRFLDV; this is translated from the coding sequence ATGAGCGTCTTCGTCGAGTACGCCGCCAAGGAGACGGCCTCCAACCTCTGGCGCAACCGGATGATGGCGCTCGCCGCGATCCTCACGGTCGCGGTCTCGCTCTCCCTCGTCGGCACGGCGCTGCTGCTGCGCCAGGCGGTGAACCGCCAGATCGCCGAGGTGTCGAGCAACGTCTCGCTGCAGATCTTCATGAAGCCGAACGCGACCGGCGGCCAGCTGAACTTCGTGAAGGCGCTGATCTCCCAGACGCCGCAGATCCTCCACCAGCGCTGCGACTACCTCGGCCCGGTCGCCTCCTACAACGAGGCGAAGAAGGTCCTCGCCTCCGAGCCCGCGGCCTACGAGGCGCTCAGCCCGCAGACCGTCCCCACGGTCTTCCGCTGCCAGCTCACCGACCCGAAGGAAGCGGCCTCGGTGAGCCAGATCTTCTACGACTCCTCCTCCAACACCCCGAAGGTCGTCGGCGTCTACCGGGCGACCGCCCCCACGCAGACGATCAAGGTCATGGAGCGGGTCACGGGCATCGTGCAGGTCGTGCTGATCGCGGTCGCCCTCGTCCTCCTCGGCTCCTCGGTGGTGCTCATCCTGAACGCCATCCGGATGGCGATCTTCGCCCGCCGCCGCGAGGTGAGCGTGATGAAGCTCGTCGGCGCGACGAACTGGTTCATCCGCGTGCCGTTCATGCTGGAGGGGCTGATCCAGGGCTTCCTCGGCGCCTTCGTCGCCCTCTTCGTCGTCTGGGGGTCGAACATCGGCGTGCGCTGGCTGGTGAGCCACTACGGGGTGGCGCTGCTCTCGGCCTCGGTCCTCCCCGTGCACGAGCTGTTCACGATCGAGTCGCTGCTCATCATCCTCGGCGCACTGATCGGCGTGGTGGGCTCCTTCTTCGCCATCCGCCGTTTTCTCGACGTCTGA
- the ftsE gene encoding cell division ATP-binding protein FtsE, producing MIRFENVSKSYNNGVPALNDVSLEILRGEFVFLVGPSGSGKTTFLRLLLREEVPDSGTILVAGRDIGELSASKVPYLRRNLGCVFQDFRLLPNKTVAENVAFALEVIGRPRAVVRTQVTQVLDLVGLGNKTDRRPDQLSGGEQQRVAIARAFVNRPLVLLADEPTGNLDPATSQGIMKLLDRINTTGTTVVMATHDVGIVDTMRRRVLELEHGHVVRDQARGVYGVGDTSTRGVPAVSVLAQGNVMGERDGADRMATARSRRGHR from the coding sequence ATGATCCGATTCGAGAACGTATCCAAGAGCTACAACAACGGCGTACCGGCGCTGAACGACGTCTCGCTCGAGATCCTGCGCGGCGAGTTCGTCTTCCTCGTCGGCCCCTCCGGCTCGGGCAAGACGACCTTCTTGCGGCTGCTCCTTCGCGAGGAGGTCCCGGACTCCGGGACGATCCTCGTCGCCGGCCGCGACATCGGTGAGCTCTCGGCCTCCAAGGTCCCCTACCTGCGGCGCAACCTCGGCTGCGTCTTCCAGGACTTCCGGCTGCTGCCGAACAAGACCGTCGCCGAGAACGTCGCCTTCGCCCTCGAGGTGATCGGCCGCCCGCGCGCCGTCGTGCGCACCCAGGTCACCCAGGTGCTCGACCTCGTCGGCCTCGGCAACAAGACCGACCGCCGCCCCGACCAGCTCTCCGGCGGCGAGCAGCAGCGGGTGGCGATCGCCCGCGCCTTCGTCAACCGGCCGCTCGTCCTGCTCGCCGACGAGCCGACGGGGAACCTCGACCCGGCGACCAGCCAGGGGATCATGAAGCTCCTCGACCGCATCAACACCACCGGCACGACCGTGGTGATGGCGACGCACGACGTCGGCATCGTCGACACGATGCGCCGCCGGGTCCTCGAGCTCGAGCACGGCCACGTGGTGCGCGACCAGGCGCGCGGCGTCTACGGCGTCGGCGACACCTCGACGCGCGGCGTCCCCGCGGTCTCGGTGCTCGCACAGGGCAACGTCATGGGCGAGCGCGACGGCGCGGATCGCATGGCGACGGCCCGCTCGCGCCGCGGCCACCGCTAG